Proteins from a single region of Lelliottia sp. JS-SCA-14:
- the rluA gene encoding bifunctional tRNA pseudouridine(32) synthase/23S rRNA pseudouridine(746) synthase RluA, whose protein sequence is MIMETYNPPMDPWLVILYQDEHIMVVNKPSGLLSVPGRLEEHKDSVMTRVQRDYPQAESVHRLDMATSGVIVVALTKAAERELKRQFRDREPKKQYVARIWGHPEKAEGLVDLPLICDWPNRPKQKVCFETGKAAQTEYEVLEYAPDNTARILLKPITGRSHQLRVHMLALGHPILGDRFYATPEALALAPRLQLHAQMLTITHPEFGNLMTFKAPADF, encoded by the coding sequence ATGATCATGGAGACCTACAATCCGCCGATGGACCCGTGGCTGGTCATTCTGTATCAGGATGAGCACATCATGGTGGTCAACAAGCCCAGCGGCCTGTTGTCCGTGCCGGGACGTCTGGAGGAGCACAAAGACAGCGTGATGACGCGCGTGCAGCGCGATTATCCGCAGGCGGAGTCCGTGCATCGCCTGGATATGGCGACCAGCGGCGTGATTGTGGTGGCTCTGACCAAAGCGGCTGAGCGCGAATTAAAGCGCCAGTTCCGCGATCGTGAACCGAAGAAACAGTACGTCGCGCGCATCTGGGGACACCCGGAGAAGGCAGAAGGTCTGGTGGATTTGCCGCTGATTTGCGACTGGCCGAACCGGCCTAAGCAAAAAGTCTGTTTTGAAACCGGCAAGGCGGCGCAGACGGAGTATGAAGTGCTGGAGTACGCGCCGGATAACACCGCGCGTATTCTGCTTAAACCTATTACCGGGCGTTCGCACCAGCTGCGCGTGCATATGCTGGCGTTAGGTCATCCGATTCTGGGGGATCGCTTTTACGCCACACCTGAAGCGCTGGCGTTAGCACCGCGGCTGCAATTGCACGCTCAGATGCTGACAATAACGCATCCGGAGTTTGGCAATCTGATGACCTTTAAAGCACCCGCTGACTTTTAA